Part of the Pseudomonas abietaniphila genome is shown below.
GTCACAGAATGAAGAGAGCGCCTGCCTGCAATTGCAGGAGGGCGGGTTCACGGATGCGCCGAAAGCGCTGAAGCATCTGAGTAATCTGCGTAACAGTTCGCAGCTGCGCTCGATGCAGCGTCTGGGGCGTGAGCGACTGGATGCATTTATTCCGCGCCTGTTGGCGCAAGCGGTCGAGCACAGCAATCCTGATCTGGTCCTCGAACGTGTGCTGCCTTTGGTCGAAGCCGTGGCGCGGCGGTCGGCTTATCTGGTGCTTCTGACCGAAAACCCCGGTGCGCTGCGCCGATTGCTGACCTTGTGCGCGGCAAGTCCCTGGATCGCCGAGCAGATTGCGCGCTTCCCGTTGCTGCTGGACGAATTGCTCAACGAAGGGCGGTTGTTCAGCCCGCCACAAGCGCTGGAATTGGGCGCCGAGTTACGTGAGCGCCTGACCCGCATTCCAGAAGATGATCTTGAACAGCAGATGGAAGCGCTTCGGCACTTCAAGCTGGCGCACAGCCTGCGTGTCGCGGCGTCGGAGATCACCGGGAGTCTGCCGTTGATGAAGGTCAGCGATTACCTGACCTGGCTGGCAGAGGCCATTCTGGAACAGGTGTTGGCGTTGGCGTGGCGGCACACGGTGGCGCGCCATGGCGCGCCACGGCGCCCGGACGGCACGGTGTGCGATCCCGGCTTTGTGATTGTCGGTTATGGGAAAGTCGGCGGGATCGAACTGGGGCATGGTTCCGATCTGGATCTGGTGTTCATCCACGATGGCGATCCACAGGCCGAAACCGACGGCGCCAAACCGATCGACGGCGCGCAGTTCTTTACGCGTCTGGGGCAGCGGATCATCCATTTGATCACCACGCAGACCAACTCCGGTCAGTTGTACGAAGTAGACATGCGCCTGCGGCCTTCGGGTGCGTCGGGTTTGCTGGTGAGTTCACTGGGTGCGTTTTCCCGTTATCAGGAAAACGAAGCCTGGACCTGGGAGCATCAGGCACTGGTGCGTGCCCGGGTGCTGGTGGGCAGTACGGACGTGGGCCGGGGATTCGAAGCGGTTCGCGCAGCGGTACTGGGCCGCGAGCGCGATCTGGACACGCTGCGTCAGGAAGTCAGCGAGATGCGCGCCAAGATGCGCGACAACCTCGGCACCAAGGGCACAACCGCCGGCAAGGGGGCAAATGCCTTCGAAGCCACGGCGTCGTTCGATCTCAAGCAGGACGCCGGTGGTATCGTCGATATCGAATTTATGGTGCAATACGCGGCCTTGGCGTGGTCCAGAGAGCATCCCGCGCTGCTTCGATACACCGATAACATCCGCATTCTTGAAGGTCTGGAGCAGGCGGGTTTGATGCCGGCCGACGATGCCAGCCTGCTGCGCGAGGTGTACAAGGCGTATCGTTCAGCCGCTCACCGACAGGCCTTGCAGAAGGATGCGGGGGTGGTCAGCGGCGATCAGTTTGCGGCCGAGCGGCGTGAAGTGATGCGGATCTGGGCGCAGTTGGGGTTGAGTTGATGTTGACGCAGGACACATCACTCCCTGTGGGAGCGAATTCATTCGCGAAAGATGTGTCAGGCGACGCAGACGTGTCGATGGGTCTGGCTCATCGCGAATGAATTCGCTCCCACAGGTGGCGAGCCAGGCAGTGACAGCACTGCAACGCCCTAATTGAAGGGCATATATAAAGCTATGACAGGGAGGCGTCAGGCTGTGTGGAAGCGTCACGCAGTCTGATGGGCCTCCCTGCTCGTTTCTGGTCGTTTTTGGATTGAGCATGAGAATTCTGATCGTAGGGCCCAGCTGGGTCGGTGACATGGTGATGGCGCAAACGCTGTTCCAGTGCCTGAAACAGCGTCACCCGCAATGCGAAATCGATGTGCTGGCGCCCGAGTGGAGCCGGCCGATCCTTGAGCGTATGCCCGAGGTGCGCAAGGCCTTGAGCTTCCCGCTCGGCCACGGCGCGCTCGAACTGGCGACCCGTCGTCGCATCGGTAAATCCCTGAAGGGCCAATACGATCAGGCGATCCTGCTGCCGAACTCGTTGAAGTCGGCGTTGGTCCCGTTCTTCGCCGGCGTCCCGAAACGCACGGGCTGGCGTGGCGAATTTCGTTACGGCCTGCTCAACGACGTGCGCATCCTCGACAAGCAGCAATACCCGCTGATGATCGAGCGGTTCATGGCGCTGGCCTTTGAGAAAGGCGCCGAGATCCCGCGCCCGTATCCCAAGCCGAGCCTTCAGATCGAAACCGCCAGCCGCGATGCCGCGCTGGCCAAGTTCGGTCTGAGCCTGGATCGCCCGGTATTGGCGCTCTGCCCAGGCGCAGAGTTTGGCGAGTCCAAGCGCTGGCCTTCCGAACATTACGCCAAAGTCGCCGAAGCGAAGATTCGCGAAGGCTGGCAGGTCTGGCTGTTCGGCTCCAAGAACGATCATCCCGTGGGTGAAAGCATTCGCGAGCGGCTGATTCCCGGCCTGCGGGAAGAGTCGGTCAACCTCAGTGGCGGCACCTCGCTGGCTGAAGCCATTGACCTGCTGTCCTGCGCCGACGCGGTCGTGTCGAACGACTCCGGCCTGATGCACGTGGCCGCTGCGCTGAATCGCCCGCTGGTGGCAGTGTACGGTTCGACCTCGCCGGGCTTTACGCCGCCGCTGGCCGATCATGTGGAGATCGTTCAATTGGGCATCGAATGCAGTCCCTGCTTCGAGCGCACTTGCCGTTTCGGTCACTACAACTGCCTGCGCCTGCTGGAACCGGACTCGGTGATCCAGGCCCTGAGCCAGTTGGGCGGCACCCCGGTAGAGGTTGCCTGACTTGCGGGTATTGCTGATCAAGACCTCGTCGCTGGGTGACGTTATTCATACCCTGCCTGCGCTGACCGATGCCATGCGTGCCCTGCCGGGCATCCAGTTCGACTGGGTCGTCGAAGAAGGCTTCGCGGAGATACCGACCTGGCACCCGGCGGTTTCGGGCGTGATACCGGTCGCGATCCGCCGCTGGCGCAAGAACCTCTGGCAGACCTTCAAGAATGGCCAGTGGCGGCAGTTCAAACAGCGTTTGCGCGACACCCGTTACGATCTGGTGATTGACGCCCAGGGTCTGCTGAAAAGCGCCTGGCTG
Proteins encoded:
- the waaF gene encoding lipopolysaccharide heptosyltransferase II; translated protein: MRILIVGPSWVGDMVMAQTLFQCLKQRHPQCEIDVLAPEWSRPILERMPEVRKALSFPLGHGALELATRRRIGKSLKGQYDQAILLPNSLKSALVPFFAGVPKRTGWRGEFRYGLLNDVRILDKQQYPLMIERFMALAFEKGAEIPRPYPKPSLQIETASRDAALAKFGLSLDRPVLALCPGAEFGESKRWPSEHYAKVAEAKIREGWQVWLFGSKNDHPVGESIRERLIPGLREESVNLSGGTSLAEAIDLLSCADAVVSNDSGLMHVAAALNRPLVAVYGSTSPGFTPPLADHVEIVQLGIECSPCFERTCRFGHYNCLRLLEPDSVIQALSQLGGTPVEVA
- the glnE gene encoding bifunctional [glutamate--ammonia ligase]-adenylyl-L-tyrosine phosphorylase/[glutamate--ammonia-ligase] adenylyltransferase, which translates into the protein MSLPLLADLPAVLLPLVTRAQQSFRAALVSLTDAGPATFDAWPAERLAAFDRVCAASDFVADQVSRDPQMLLDLAESGELERGYKAGELREQIAVAVQEALSDDELGRNLRRQRTRQQVRIIWRDLTRQADLIETCRDLSDMADGSIDLAYQWLYERHCQQFGTPTGRRSGEPQHMVILGMGKLGAVELNLSSDIDLIFAYPEGGETQGVKRPLDNQEFFIRLGQRLIKALDPVTVDGFVFRVDMRLRPYGSSGALVLSFNALEQYYQDQGRDWERYAMIKARVVGGDQAKGDELLEMLRPFVYRRYLDFSAIEALRTMKQLIQQEVRRKGMAANIKLGSGGIREVEFIAQAFQLIHGGRDLSLQQRPLLKVLRTLDGQGYLPSAVIDELRQGYEFLRYTEHAIQAIADRQTQMLPEDDQDQSRIAFIMGFADWDSFHEKLMYWRGRVDWHFRQVIADPDEEDGQEDGGEEIVGGEWLPLWEESQNEESACLQLQEGGFTDAPKALKHLSNLRNSSQLRSMQRLGRERLDAFIPRLLAQAVEHSNPDLVLERVLPLVEAVARRSAYLVLLTENPGALRRLLTLCAASPWIAEQIARFPLLLDELLNEGRLFSPPQALELGAELRERLTRIPEDDLEQQMEALRHFKLAHSLRVAASEITGSLPLMKVSDYLTWLAEAILEQVLALAWRHTVARHGAPRRPDGTVCDPGFVIVGYGKVGGIELGHGSDLDLVFIHDGDPQAETDGAKPIDGAQFFTRLGQRIIHLITTQTNSGQLYEVDMRLRPSGASGLLVSSLGAFSRYQENEAWTWEHQALVRARVLVGSTDVGRGFEAVRAAVLGRERDLDTLRQEVSEMRAKMRDNLGTKGTTAGKGANAFEATASFDLKQDAGGIVDIEFMVQYAALAWSREHPALLRYTDNIRILEGLEQAGLMPADDASLLREVYKAYRSAAHRQALQKDAGVVSGDQFAAERREVMRIWAQLGLS